In Phycisphaerae bacterium, a single window of DNA contains:
- a CDS encoding sugar phosphate isomerase/epimerase family protein, with protein MEPLQIGVCSWSLKMPDIGDALVAVKHELGLNLVQIGFWDEGFKQTDRIIKLIERTGLEVSATCIGFEGEDYSSIQRIAETGGFKPDNEWPRRLAKTKAFADFTAALNVKMLACHIGFVPHDKSESVYAVMVDRIKQVCDVLAHRDLTLVMETGQERAENLLEFIDAVERDNIRINFDPANMILYGVGDPLQAVDILKDKIVHCHMKDAVWSREPTKIWGEEVVLGTGQANIPKLIAKLRSYGYTGPLVIEREAGNQRIADIKTAIGLLEKVVG; from the coding sequence ATGGAACCCCTCCAGATCGGCGTGTGCAGTTGGTCCCTCAAGATGCCGGATATCGGCGACGCACTGGTGGCCGTCAAGCATGAACTCGGCCTGAATCTCGTGCAAATCGGCTTTTGGGACGAGGGCTTCAAACAGACGGACCGGATCATCAAGCTCATCGAACGAACCGGCCTTGAGGTGAGTGCCACTTGCATCGGCTTCGAGGGCGAGGACTACTCGAGCATCCAGCGGATCGCCGAGACGGGCGGCTTCAAGCCCGACAACGAGTGGCCGCGGCGCCTCGCCAAGACCAAGGCGTTTGCCGATTTCACGGCGGCCCTCAACGTGAAAATGCTGGCGTGCCACATCGGCTTCGTCCCGCACGACAAGAGCGAATCCGTGTACGCGGTCATGGTGGACCGCATCAAGCAGGTCTGTGACGTGCTGGCCCACCGCGATCTGACACTCGTCATGGAAACCGGCCAGGAGCGGGCCGAGAACCTTCTGGAGTTCATCGACGCCGTCGAACGGGACAACATCCGGATCAACTTCGACCCGGCCAACATGATCCTCTACGGCGTCGGTGACCCGCTTCAGGCCGTCGACATTCTCAAGGACAAAATCGTTCATTGCCACATGAAAGACGCCGTCTGGTCCCGGGAGCCGACGAAGATCTGGGGCGAAGAAGTCGTCCTGGGCACCGGCCAGGCCAACATCCCCAAACTCATCGCCAAGCTCCGCTCCTACGGCTACACCGGGCCGTTGGTCATCGAACGCGAGGCCGGCAACCAGCGAATTGCAGACATCAAGACGGCCATCGGCTTGCTGGAAAAAGTAGTGGGCTAA
- a CDS encoding GAF domain-containing protein, giving the protein MSNPDRHQSTPADENVQLRERLHRLEHPGEEKEVFVHLARRLAGATSADAVMAAAQEASERLLAWDFFYLAHRLPESNQFRIAGVIDTIEGRRHTFPEQRDAEATFSPPVREVLAGKRLLVNRREGRTTPVMRPLGSGRPSASLMFVPVQCEGQVIGLLSAQSYVPNQYGESDLQILQDVADAVAPAMERVRAEESLRSREQLLRLERDLAVSLGAARDVHEALDRLLETSLQIEGIDCGGAYLVDPATHDLILARYRNLSAGFADGVKHLARDSWQAALVLKAKTVYMSTAELHSIDAACRDEGLMSVAVAPVAQSGNLIAVLNLASRRLNEIPPHARHAIEAVAAQMGTALIRIRAEQDLREARDQLEQRVEQRTAELREANARLEAEIIEHQKSEQALLEKEAQLRSLNENLAEGMVYQINSGQDGQKRQFTYLSPAVEHLHGLRVEDVLANSTLIYDQVIEEDRSLLAEQETRAFATRTTLDVDVRVRLPSGEIRWRRFISSPRVVPDGTLMWEGIELDITRRKKAEEALLRKERELRLLSAEANRRLEEERARVSRELHDELGQMLTALNLNLRWLGRRIGDVGDDVVERIDESIQYVSRMITSVRTLSRSLRPAALGHEGLVEAVRSHMAEFEQYAGIRCRVEVVPPNLAVSEPLATTAFRIVQEALTNVARHSKATFCRVNIRAVDDLLVLEIRDNGVGLKEQEPTDAISLGIPGMRERAETIGGSLVVANNPEGGVCVTARLPRQRRDHSPLGS; this is encoded by the coding sequence TTGAGCAATCCAGACCGCCATCAGTCGACCCCGGCCGACGAGAACGTACAACTGCGGGAGCGCCTTCACCGGCTTGAGCATCCCGGGGAGGAAAAGGAGGTCTTCGTCCATCTGGCCAGGAGATTGGCCGGCGCGACCTCGGCCGATGCGGTCATGGCTGCCGCGCAGGAGGCCAGCGAGCGGCTTCTCGCCTGGGACTTCTTCTATCTGGCGCACCGCCTTCCAGAGTCGAATCAGTTCCGCATCGCCGGAGTCATCGACACCATTGAAGGACGCCGGCATACCTTCCCCGAACAGCGGGATGCCGAGGCCACATTCAGTCCTCCGGTGCGCGAGGTGCTCGCCGGCAAACGACTGCTGGTCAATCGCCGGGAGGGCCGGACAACGCCCGTGATGCGACCGCTTGGCTCGGGTCGGCCCTCAGCCAGTCTGATGTTCGTCCCCGTGCAGTGCGAAGGCCAGGTGATCGGCCTTCTGTCCGCGCAATCCTACGTGCCGAACCAGTATGGCGAATCCGACCTGCAGATTCTTCAGGACGTCGCGGACGCCGTCGCTCCGGCAATGGAGCGCGTCCGCGCCGAGGAATCGCTCCGCAGCCGGGAGCAACTCCTGCGCCTGGAGCGGGATCTGGCCGTTTCGTTGGGCGCCGCACGGGACGTGCATGAGGCACTGGACCGACTCCTGGAAACGAGCCTCCAGATTGAAGGCATTGATTGCGGCGGGGCGTATCTTGTCGATCCCGCCACGCACGATCTTATCCTCGCGCGCTACAGGAATCTGTCCGCGGGCTTCGCTGACGGCGTCAAACATCTGGCCCGCGACAGTTGGCAGGCCGCGTTGGTCCTTAAGGCCAAAACCGTCTACATGTCGACCGCCGAACTGCACTCGATCGATGCGGCTTGCCGCGACGAGGGCCTGATGTCCGTGGCCGTTGCACCCGTCGCACAATCAGGCAACCTGATCGCCGTGCTGAACCTGGCCAGCCGCCGCCTGAACGAAATCCCGCCTCACGCACGTCACGCCATCGAGGCGGTCGCCGCCCAAATGGGTACCGCCCTGATTCGCATCCGCGCGGAACAGGACCTCCGGGAGGCGAGAGACCAACTCGAGCAACGTGTGGAGCAGCGCACGGCCGAGCTGCGCGAAGCCAACGCCCGCTTGGAAGCCGAAATCATCGAACACCAGAAAAGCGAGCAGGCCTTGCTGGAAAAAGAGGCGCAACTGCGCAGCTTGAACGAGAACCTCGCCGAGGGAATGGTCTACCAGATCAACAGCGGTCAGGATGGTCAAAAGCGACAGTTCACGTACCTGAGCCCTGCCGTGGAGCATCTTCACGGCCTGAGGGTGGAAGATGTCCTGGCAAACTCGACGCTCATCTACGACCAGGTGATCGAGGAGGACCGGTCCTTGCTGGCCGAGCAGGAAACGCGGGCCTTTGCGACCAGAACCACGCTTGACGTGGACGTCCGGGTCCGGCTTCCATCGGGAGAGATCCGCTGGCGCCGTTTCATTTCTTCACCTCGGGTCGTTCCGGACGGAACACTTATGTGGGAGGGCATTGAGCTGGATATCACCCGCCGAAAGAAAGCAGAGGAGGCTCTGCTGCGCAAGGAACGGGAACTCCGATTATTGAGTGCCGAGGCAAATCGCCGGCTCGAAGAAGAGAGAGCCCGCGTTTCCCGCGAGCTCCACGACGAACTCGGTCAGATGCTCACCGCCCTCAACCTCAACCTGAGGTGGCTGGGCCGTCGAATCGGCGACGTCGGAGACGACGTCGTCGAGCGAATCGACGAATCGATTCAGTACGTGAGCCGGATGATCACCAGCGTACGGACGCTGTCCCGCAGCCTCCGACCGGCCGCACTCGGCCACGAGGGGCTGGTCGAGGCCGTCCGATCGCACATGGCTGAATTCGAACAGTACGCCGGCATCCGCTGCAGAGTCGAGGTGGTACCGCCGAACCTCGCGGTGAGCGAGCCTCTCGCAACCACCGCCTTTCGGATTGTCCAGGAGGCCCTAACCAACGTGGCCCGCCATTCCAAGGCAACCTTCTGCCGGGTGAACATCAGGGCGGTCGACGACCTGCTGGTGCTGGAGATTCGTGACAACGGCGTCGGCCTGAAAGAACAGGAGCCGACCGACGCGATTTCCTTGGGAATACCGGGCATGAGGGAGCGGGCGGAAACGATCGGTGGAAGCCTCGTGGTCGCGAACAACCCCGAGGGAGGCGTTTGCGTCACCGCGCGCCTGCCGCGCCAACGCCGCGATCATTCGCCCCTCGGTTCATAG
- a CDS encoding TonB-dependent receptor, whose translation MGQAEALDRFSLPQDGLNDMEVFNLDIPEVDVVQTATRSPKRIMDLPYAVSVVTADDIRRSGARSVPDALRLLPGVDVADLSWGYSGVSTRGAHGLTADQVLVLMDGRQMFDPILGATFWYFWPIQLEDIERIEVLRGPAGVTWGANALNGVINIVTKDPADQVGLTSTVSGGSRGAHKEHLGYGYADEKLKLRVSGEYESSDGFRKGGSILQQLDDDFLGGRTGVHMVYDATPKDVFTLSGGNSVAGGGNPTSPSFFPPDKLSPRSQTAFLLGKWDHRVARDNQFGINAYVNDYHFEPGAKTIDYRYQQIALEFNHNFKLGDNHTLTWGLDSRTDLIDGTNSDPHLMTRDYVSSATIGLYVQDEWRFAPRWALELGARIDYEFYGGFQPSGRIALSHKFSDGSLAYGAVSRAFQMPPVGGRFADFVLYSGLIHQTADPETDPQTVIAYELGYRKKFLSDRLTTNFNLFWHDMDDVITATTMEFGPPGLLQAKYDNRASAAMYGFEFEAKYAATKQLTLLAHYTYQWMDWFGHVPYTDKDFITPPEHKFMIGAQYDPVKDLHLSAYLHYVDTVKAPNGTMALLPMQIPPYLRLDLRAEYEFWKKQAAVAVGVRNLLDPDHPEGGTTFLNNAEVPRMVYAEFRLSLK comes from the coding sequence GTGGGGCAGGCCGAAGCGCTCGATCGGTTCAGCCTGCCGCAGGACGGCTTGAACGACATGGAGGTGTTCAATCTGGACATACCCGAAGTAGACGTGGTACAGACCGCAACCAGAAGCCCGAAGCGGATCATGGACTTGCCTTACGCCGTCAGCGTGGTGACGGCCGACGACATCCGTCGATCGGGGGCGCGTTCGGTCCCCGACGCGCTGCGATTGTTGCCCGGAGTGGACGTTGCGGACCTGAGCTGGGGTTACTCCGGCGTGTCGACAAGAGGCGCCCACGGACTGACGGCCGATCAGGTTCTGGTGTTGATGGACGGCCGCCAGATGTTTGATCCCATCCTGGGAGCGACGTTCTGGTATTTCTGGCCGATCCAGCTTGAAGATATCGAGCGGATCGAAGTGCTCCGGGGTCCGGCGGGCGTCACGTGGGGTGCCAACGCGCTGAACGGCGTCATCAATATCGTGACCAAGGACCCTGCCGATCAGGTGGGTCTGACCAGTACCGTCAGTGGGGGATCACGAGGGGCCCACAAGGAGCACCTGGGATACGGCTATGCCGATGAGAAGCTCAAACTGCGGGTGTCAGGCGAATACGAGAGCAGCGACGGCTTCCGCAAGGGCGGTTCGATCCTGCAACAACTCGATGATGATTTTCTGGGCGGACGGACCGGCGTCCACATGGTCTATGACGCCACGCCGAAGGATGTTTTCACTCTGTCGGGCGGTAACAGCGTAGCCGGCGGGGGCAACCCGACTTCTCCGAGCTTCTTCCCTCCGGACAAACTCAGTCCCAGGTCGCAGACCGCCTTCCTGCTGGGCAAGTGGGATCATCGGGTCGCTCGTGACAACCAATTCGGCATCAATGCTTACGTCAACGACTACCATTTCGAGCCCGGCGCCAAGACGATCGACTATCGCTACCAGCAGATTGCTCTGGAGTTCAATCACAACTTCAAGCTGGGCGACAATCACACGCTGACGTGGGGTCTGGACAGCCGGACCGACCTGATTGACGGCACCAACTCGGATCCTCACTTGATGACCCGGGACTACGTCAGCAGCGCGACGATCGGTCTTTACGTGCAGGACGAGTGGAGGTTTGCTCCGCGATGGGCTCTGGAGCTGGGCGCCCGGATCGATTACGAGTTTTATGGGGGCTTTCAGCCGAGCGGGCGGATCGCCCTGTCCCACAAGTTTTCCGACGGCTCTCTGGCCTACGGAGCGGTGTCTCGGGCGTTCCAGATGCCGCCGGTGGGAGGCCGCTTTGCCGATTTCGTGCTGTACAGCGGCCTGATACACCAGACCGCCGACCCCGAGACGGACCCCCAGACGGTGATTGCGTATGAGTTAGGATACCGGAAGAAGTTCCTTTCGGACCGACTCACCACGAATTTCAACCTGTTCTGGCACGACATGGACGACGTGATCACCGCCACGACCATGGAATTCGGCCCGCCGGGCCTGCTTCAGGCGAAGTACGACAACCGGGCCTCCGCGGCGATGTACGGGTTCGAATTCGAGGCGAAATACGCGGCGACGAAACAGTTGACTTTGCTGGCCCACTATACCTATCAATGGATGGATTGGTTCGGGCACGTGCCGTACACCGACAAGGATTTCATCACCCCGCCCGAACACAAGTTCATGATCGGTGCACAGTACGATCCGGTGAAAGACCTGCATCTATCGGCTTATCTGCATTATGTCGATACGGTGAAAGCACCCAACGGGACCATGGCTCTTCTGCCGATGCAGATTCCGCCTTACTTGCGGCTCGACCTGAGGGCCGAGTACGAGTTCTGGAAGAAACAGGCCGCCGTGGCGGTGGGTGTTCGCAATCTTCTGGACCCGGACCATCCCGAGGGCGGGACGACCTTTCTCAACAATGCGGAAGTGCCGCGGATGGTCTACGCCGAATTTCGGCTGAGTCTCAAATAG
- a CDS encoding ABC transporter substrate binding protein: MTTVILFLLALVAGHNSQATHGAESARITILAAPQAIYRKTIDSIETAAKQKKWSYVMVELPAPPEQPQPEDSVDSDKASASPAPASRPASSGVSLQDVRSRLVQTRPAVVIAVGTEATILALESVPDAAVVFCMVPNALDASFLAEDSRHRARVAGVTTDISPVEQIAWVTQMDEGVKNIGVPFSSRTRRTVEALRKAGQDRGMTITPIETSKNDFLKAARLLDSNRCDGVIMVPDADVYNTATAQRLLLWGIRARKPVWAFSSKIVKAGAFAGWQADDESIGRQTVDLADKIAGGTKPASIGVVYPAKVICSINHRSTEMIGISLADDILAKIPEQYGRND, from the coding sequence ATGACGACGGTCATTCTTTTCCTGCTTGCCCTGGTGGCAGGTCACAACTCGCAGGCGACGCACGGCGCCGAGTCAGCCAGAATCACGATTCTTGCTGCCCCACAAGCGATTTATCGCAAGACAATCGACAGCATCGAAACCGCCGCGAAACAGAAGAAGTGGTCTTACGTCATGGTGGAGTTGCCCGCACCCCCTGAGCAACCTCAGCCGGAAGACTCCGTCGATTCGGACAAGGCTTCAGCTTCGCCCGCGCCGGCGTCGCGACCGGCGTCTTCGGGTGTTTCTCTCCAGGACGTCCGGAGCCGCCTTGTTCAGACTCGGCCGGCGGTGGTGATCGCGGTCGGGACGGAGGCCACGATTCTGGCGCTGGAATCGGTTCCCGATGCGGCGGTCGTGTTTTGCATGGTGCCCAACGCTCTGGACGCATCTTTTCTGGCGGAGGACAGCCGACACAGGGCCCGCGTGGCGGGGGTCACCACGGATATTTCGCCGGTTGAGCAGATCGCGTGGGTGACGCAAATGGACGAGGGTGTCAAGAACATCGGCGTCCCGTTCAGCAGCCGAACGCGTCGCACGGTCGAGGCGCTGCGCAAAGCGGGGCAAGATCGCGGAATGACCATTACGCCGATCGAAACGAGCAAGAACGATTTTCTGAAAGCCGCGCGTCTTCTGGACAGCAATCGTTGCGACGGCGTCATCATGGTGCCGGATGCCGACGTGTATAACACGGCCACCGCGCAGCGCCTTCTTCTCTGGGGCATTCGTGCTCGCAAGCCGGTTTGGGCTTTCTCAAGCAAGATCGTCAAGGCGGGAGCGTTTGCCGGCTGGCAGGCCGATGACGAGTCTATCGGGCGCCAGACGGTCGATCTGGCCGACAAGATCGCGGGCGGCACCAAACCGGCATCGATCGGGGTGGTGTATCCGGCCAAGGTCATTTGCTCGATCAACCATCGAAGCACAGAGATGATCGGTATTTCGCTGGCCGACGACATATTGGCCAAGATTCCTGAACAGTACGGAAGGAACGACTAG